In Struthio camelus isolate bStrCam1 chromosome 35, bStrCam1.hap1, whole genome shotgun sequence, the DNA window TCGCCCCCCAGTCGCCCCCAGTCTAACCACTGGCCTCCCAGTAACCAGCTGGtgccccccagtctccccagcagcttcccagtgcccccagtagcTGCTGGCGACCCCTTTCCCCTAcactggggggtccttgggggtcccgggggggtccctgtgtccccttgggggggggtctgcacccggggggggtccctgggggtcactgtgtccccttgggggggggggtctgcacccggggggggtccctgggggtccctgtgtccccttggggggggggtctgcacccggggggggttcctgggggggtcccagcacCTGGGGGaggtccctgggggtccctgtgtccccttggggggggggtctgcacccggggggggtccctggggggtctCTGTGTCTccttgggggggggtctgcacccggggggggtccctgggggtcactgtgtccccttgggggggggtctgcacccGGGGGGGGTTCCGGGGGGATCCCTGTGTCTCCTTGTGGGGGGTCTACacccggggggggtccctgggggtccctgtgtctccttggggggggggtctacacccgggggggggtccctgggggtccctgtgtccccttggggggggggttctgcacccgggggggggtccctgggggtccctgtgtccccttggggggggggttctgcACCCGGGGGGGGATCTCTGGGGGTTCCTCTGTCTCCTtggggagggtcctgggggggggtctcattacccgggggggtggcggggggtccTGAGAGGTGCCAGCACCCAgggttggggcggggggtccCGCGGGGTGTCAGCACCCgagagggtggtgggggggtcccagggggtgccAGCACccggtgggggtggtgggggggtcccgggggggtgcccgtgccccctgacccccccggccccccgcagaACGGCTCCGCGCGCCGCGCCGTGGCCGCCCAGCCCGGGCGCAAGAGGAAGTCCAACTGCCTGGGGACCGACgaggtggggacacgggggacacggggggggggacacgggggggaccggcgaggtggggacacgggggggtacCGACAGGGGGGACCGACGaggtgggggcacgggggggggacGCAGGAGGGACACGGAAGGGACACAGGGAGCATACGAGATGGAcgaggtggggacgtggggggacacagaggacacgggatggggacatggcGAATGACgaggtggggacacggggggggggacgggggcacgggagctggggacaggggaaCGTGAGGAGGGACGTGGGGGACCgatggggggggtcggggtggcaGGGGAACGTGGGAAGGGCGACGCGGGGGACAGGTGAGGTGGGGACACGAGGGTGAAATTGGGgacacagaagggacatggggcaTGGGAGGGGAGGGACGGGGGACgcaggggggacacggggacaggtgAGGTGGGGACAGGGTGAGACGGGGACGTGGGAGGGggcacagaggggacatgggggataggtgagatggggacatggggacacggggggacaggggaggggacggaGAGGGGAGATAGAGCAGGTggggacacagaggggacacAGAGGGGCCGGAGAGAGAGCGCAGACAGggtggggacacaggggacagggaAGGGGACAGAGAAGGTGGTGacccgcggggggggggacacaggagggGACGCAGACGAGGCGGGGACCCAGAGGGGACAGAGAAGGTGGGGACAcagatggtggggggggggggacctgtgCAGGGGACACAGGAGGGGACACCGGAGGGGACAGAGaaggtggagagctgcaggggggggacccagaggggacatgggggaggaCAAGGACGAGGCGGGGACCCAGAGGGGACACCGGAGGGGACAGACGAGGGTGGAGACCCGCgttggggggacacggggaggacaAGGACGAGGTGGGGACCCAGAGGGGACACCGGAGGGGACAGACGAGGGTGGAGACCCGCgttggggggacacgggggaggaCAAGGACGAGGTGGGGACCCGGAGGGGACACCGGAGGGGACAGACGAGGGTGTAGACCCGCgttggggggacacggggaggatAAGGACGAGGTGGGGACCCAGAGGGGACACCGGAGGGGACAGACGAGGGTGGAGACCCgcggtggggggacacggggaggacaAGGACGAGGCGGAGACCCAGAGGGGACACCGGAGGGGACAGACGAGGGTGGAGACCCacggtggggggacacggggaggacaAGGACGAGGCAGGGACCCAGAGGGGACACCGGAGGGGACAGACGAGGGTGGAGACCCgcggtggggggacacggggaggacaAGGACGAGGTGGGGACCCAGAGGGGACACCAGAGGGGACAGACGAGGGTGGAGACCCgcggtggggggacacggggaggacaAGGACGAGGCGGGGACCCAGAGGGGACACCGGAGGGGACAGACGAGGGTGGAGACCCgcggtggggggacacggggaggacaAGGACGAGGTGGGGACCCAGAGGGGACACCGGAGGGGACAGACGAGGGTGGAGACCTGCgttggggggacacggggaggacaAGGACGAGGTGGGGACCCAGAGGGGACACCGGAGGGGACAGACGAGGGTGGAGACCCACgttggggggacacggggaggacaAGGACGAGGCGGGGACCCAGAGGGGACACCGGAGGGGACAGATGAGGGTGGAGACCCgcggtggggggacacggggaggacaAGGACGAGGCGGGGACCCGCTGGGAGGAGCCCAAACCGAGGAGGTCCCCAACCGCAGCAGAAAACACCCGGGAGggagccccccaaaccccccaaccccggggcgaggaggggcagtggggggggggggggggagaagccggggccgggcgaggaagCGGGGGCGCCGACGGCGGCCGTGGCGCCCGCCGCAGGACTCGCAGGACTCCTCGGAcggcgcgccggcggcggcgccccgcatGACGGGCAGCCTGGTGTCGGACCGCAGCCACGACGACATCGTCACGCGCATGAAGAACATCGAGTGCATCGAGCTGGGCCGCCACCGCCTCAAGCCCTGGTACTTCGCGCCCTACCCGCACGAGCTCACCGCCCTGCCCGTCCTCTACCTCTGCGAGTTCTGCCTCAAGTACGGCCGCAGCCTGCGCTGCCTCCAGCGCCACCTGGTACGCGCTCCCCCCCGCCCGGGAAAATACCcgcttccccccctctccctgggTGAACATCCCCCTGTGCGTACTCACTCGCCGGGGTGGATATCCGGCTCCTTGGGGGGACTAGTCGCCGTCCCAGGGTGGATACGCGCCGCTCTGGGATGGATATGTGTCCCTCCGGGGGGTTATCCGCCGCCCCGGGAAAATACCcgcttctccccctctccctgggTGAATATGCCCCTGTGCGTACTCGCTCGCCGGGGTGGATATCTGGCTCCTTGGGGGGACTAGTCGCCGTCCCAGGGTGGATACGCACCGCTCTGGGATGGACACGTGTCCCTCCGGGGGGGATATCCGCCGCCCCGGGAAAATACccgcttccccccctccttccggGTGAATATGCCCCTGTGCGTACTCGCTCGCCGGGGTGGGTATCCGGCTCCTTGGGGGGACTAGTCGCCGTCCCAGGGTGGATATGTGCCGCTCTGGGATGGATACGTGTCCCTCCGGGGCGGATATCCGCCGCCCCGGGAAAATACccgcttccccctctccctgggTGAATATGCCCCTGTGCGTACTCGCTCGCCGGGGTGGGTATCCGGCTCCTTGGGGGGACTAGTTGCCGTCCCAGGGTGGATACGCGCCGCTCTGGGATGGATACGTGTCCCTCCAGGGGGGATATCCGCCGCCCCGGGAAAATACccgcttccccctctccctgggTGAATATGCCCCTGTGCGTACTCGCTCGCCGGGGTGGGTATCCGGCTCCTTGGGGGGACTAGTCGCCGTCCCAGGGTGGATACGCGCCGCTCTGGGATGGACACGTGTCCCTCCGGGGGGGATATCCGCCGCCCCGGGAAAATACccgcttccccccctccttccggGTGAATATGCCCCTGTGCGTACTCGCTCACCGGGGTGGGTATCCGGCTCCTTGGGGGGACTAGTCGCCGTCCCAGGGTGGATACGCGCCGCTCTGGGATGGATACGTGTCCCTCCGGGGGGGATATCCGCCGCCCCGGGAAAATACccgcttccccccctccttccggGTGAATATGCCCCTGTGCGTACTCGCTCGCCGGGGTGGGTATCCGGCTCCTTGGGGGGACTAGTCGCCGTCCCAGGGTGGATACGCGCCGCTCTGGGATGGACACGTGTCCCTCCGGGGGGGATATCCGCCGCCCCTGGGAAAATACccgcttccccctctccctgggTGAATATGCCCCTGTGCGTACTCGCTCGCCGGGGTGGATATCCGGCTCCTTGGGGGGACTAGTCGCCGTCCCAGGGTGGATACGCGCCACTCTGGGATGGATACGTGTCCCTCCGGGGGGGATATCCGCCGCCCCGGGAAAATACccgcttccccctctccctgggTGAATATGCCCCTGTGCGTACTCGCTCGCCGGGGTGGATATCCGGCTCCTTGGGGGGACTAGTCGCCGTCCCAGGGTGGATACGCGCCACTCTGGGATGGATACGTGTCCCTCCGGGGGGGATATCCGCCGCCCCGGGAAAATACccgcttccccctctccctgggTGAATATGCCCCTGTGCGTACTCGCTCACCGGGGTGGGTATCCGGCTCCTTGGGGGGACTAGTCGCCGTCCCAGGGTGGATACGCGCCGCTCTGGGATGGATACGTGTCCCTCCGGGGGGGATATCCGCCGCCCCAGGAAAATACccgcttccccccctccttccggGTGAATATGCCCCTGTGCGTACTCGCTCGCCGGGGTGGGTATCCGGCTCCTTGGGGGGACTAGTCGCCGTCCCAGGGTGGATACGCGCCGCTCTGGGATGGATACGTGTCCCTCCGGGGGGGATATCCGCCGCCCCCGGGAAAATACccgcttccccccctccttccggGTGAATATGCCCCTGTGCATACTCGCTCGCCGGGGTGGGTATCCGGCTCCTTGGGGGGACTAGTCGCCGTCCCAGGGTGGATACGCGCCGCTCTGGGATGGACACGTGTCCCTCCGGGGGGGATATCCGCCGCCCCCGGGAAAATACccgcttccccccctccttccggGTGAATATGCCCCTGTGCGTACTCGCTCGCCGGGGTGGGTATCCGGCTCCTTGGGGGGACTAGTCGCCGTCCCAGGGTGGATACGCGCCGCTCTGGGATGGACACGTGTCCCTCCGGGGGGGATATCCGCCGCCCCGGGAAAATACccgcttccccccctccttccggGTGAATATGCCCCTGTGCGTACTCGCTCGCCGGGGTGGGTATCCGGCTCCTTGGGGGGACTAGTCGCCGTCCCAGGGTGGATACGCGCCGCTCTGGGATGGATACGTGTCCCTCCGGGGGGGATATCCGCCGCCCCGGGAAAATACccgcttccccccctccttccggGTGAATATGCCCCTGTGCGTACTCGCTCGCCGGGGTGGGTATCCGGCTCCTTGGGGGGACTAGTTGCCGTCCCAGGGTGGATACGCGCCGCTCTGGGATGGATACGTGTCCCTCCGGGGGGGATATCCGCCGCCCCCAGGAAAATACccgcttccccctctccctgggTGAATATGCCCCTGTGCGTACTCGCTCGCCGGGGTGGATATCCGGCTCCTTGGGGGGACTAGTTGCCGTCCCAGGGTGGATACGCGCCGCTCTGGGATGGATACACACCCCTCCGGGATCTGCCCCCCCCGGGTAAATACTCAGTGCCCCAGGGTGGATATGCACCCGCTTGGGGTAAATGCCCACTGTCCCGGGGAGGATACACAGCTCCTGGGGTGAACATCCACTGTCCCAGGGTGGGTACGCACCGCTCTGGGATAGATACACACTCTTCCAGGGCGGATATCTGCCCGCCCCGGGTAAATACCCGCTGCCCCAGGGCAGATATCTATCCCCTAGGGTAAATATCTACCCCCCCTTGGCAGATACACAGCCTCTGGGGTGAATACCCACCCGCCAGGGGGGATATTTGTTTTTTGGGGTGAATACTCAGTGTCCCAGGGCGGATACGTGCCCCTCTGGGGCGGATATCCACCCTTCCCTGGGTAAATACCTACTGCCCTGGGGCGGATATGCACCTGCTTGGGGTAAATACCCACCGTCCTGGGGTGGGTACACAACTCCTGGGGTGAATACCCACCCGCCAGGGCAGATATCCGTCTCCTGGGGTGAATACCCACTGTCCCAGGGCGGGTACGCGCCTCTCCGGGGTGGATACGCACCCCCCTGGGGTAAATACCCACTGCCTCGGGGTGGATATGCACCGCCTAGGATAAATACCCACTGCCCTGGGGTGAATACTCACAGTGCCAGGGTAGATACACGCTTTTCTGGGGGAGATACGTGTTCTGCTGCGGTGGATATCCACCCCCCGGGTAAATACCCACTCCCCTGGGGCAGATATCCACCCCACTGGGGTAAATACCCACCCTCCAGGCTGGATATCCACCCCCCCGGGACAAATAACTGCCCCTCTGGGGCAAATGTCCCCCGCTTTGTGACAAACGTCCCTCACCCGGGGCTGAACGTGCTCTCTTCTGGggtaaatacccccccccccagggcaaaTACCCCTCCCGCAGGTAAATACCCACCCACTGGGTCAaatacccccctccccccaggtaAATACCCACCCGCTGGGGCAAATGCCTTCCCTCTTGGGGCATATTTTACCCCCGCGGGCAGTTATTTCCCACGTCCAGGCATGAtattcccccccccgccgcagccacAATTTACCCCCCAAGCTCCAATTTACCCCCCCAGACCACAATTAACCCCCCCCGACCCCAATCCCCCCCTTAGGACcagaatcccccccccccggaccacAACTcaccccccttcccctcccagaCCCCAATTCCTCCCCCAAGCTGCCAATTGCCCCCCTCGCAGAGCACATCCCCCCCCAGgaccacaacccccccccccaaatcccaatTTCCCCCCCATCCAGAGCACattcccccccccagggccacaATCCCCCCCCGGACCTCAATTCCCCCCCCAGgaccacagcccccccccccaaatcccaatTTCCCCCCCTCCAGAGCACATTCCCCCCCCCAAGGACCACAATTCCCCCCTCCAAGGACCCCAATTCCTCCCCCCCAGGACCAcaaccccccccccgaccccaatTCCCCCCCCAGGACCataaccccccccaaatccccatTTCCCTCCCCTGCAGAGCACATCCCCCCTCCCAGAACCACCCCCCCCCAGACCTAAATTCCCCCTCCAGGACCACAACCCCCCACCCCAGATCCCAATTTTCCCCCCCTCGCAGAGCACATCCCCCCCCAGGGccacgaccccccccccaaatcccaatTCCCCCCCCTCCAGAGCACATTCCCCCCCCCGGACTACAAtttcccccccccagaccccaattccccccccccagaccTCAACTCACCCCCCCCGGACCACATTTCTCCCCCTCCCAGAACCACAACCCCCCCCAGACCTCAATTCCACCCCCCCCAGGACCacaaccccccccagaccccaactcaccccccttgcccccccccagACCAAGTGTGACCTGCGGCACCCGCCGGGCAACGAGATCTACCGCAAAGGCACCATCTCCTTCTTCGAGATCGACGGGCGCAAGAACAAGGTGAGcggccccccgcccaccccgccgccccccctcccgccgccccccaccccactcagcaccccccccggcacccatgggtgccgcAGAGCTACTCGCAGAACCTGTGCCTGCTGGCCAAGTGCTTCCTGGACCACAAGACCCTCTACTACGACACGGACCCCTTCCTCTTCTACGTCATGACCGAGTACGACTGCAAGGGCTTCCACATCGTCGGCTACTTCTCCAAggtgggccggggggggtcctgggggggtcttgAGGGATGGGAGGGGGTCCCATGTGGGGCTTAAGGGGGTCTTGGGCGATGGGAAgagtcctggggggggtcttggGTGATGGGAGGGGGTCCCATGTGGGGCTTAAGGGGGTCTTGGGGGGTGGGAAgagtcctggggggggtcttggGTGATGGgagggggtcctgaggggatggGAGGAGTCCCACAGGGGGcttgggggggtgttggggggtgggaagagtcctggggggggtcttgagggctgggggggtccaacagggggtcctgggggggtgctagggcctggggggggggtcccacagggGGTCTTGGGGCAGGAGAGGAGactggggggggtctcggggtttCTGGGGTGCAGGAAAGCAGACtgggggtgtccccggggggTTTTGGGGCCCCCAGGGGGGAATTGGGCTCTGGGGGAGATATTGGGGTCCCCAAGGGAGTATTTGGGGTCCCTGGAGCACTATTTGGGGGTTCAGGGGGTATTTGGCATTCCTTGGGGGGGTATTTACCATCGCAGGGGGATATTAGGGTCCCAAAGGGGATCTTGGGGTTCCCGAGGGGGGCTTGGGAGTTCCtgggggaggatttgggggggttcagggggtatttggggtgccTGGGTGGGGTATTCGCCATCCCAGGGGGACATTTGGGGTCCTCGAGGAGCTTTTGGGGTCCCCAAGGGTGGATTTTGGGGTTCCTGGGGGGGTATTTAGCATCCCAGGAGGATATTAGGGTCCCAAAGGGGATCTTGGGGTCCCCGAGGGGGGTTTGGGGGTTCCtgggggaggatttgggggggttcAGTGGGTATTTGGGATCCCTGGGTGGGGTATTTGCCATCCCGGGGGGATATTTGGGTTCCTCGAGGGAGTTTTGGGGTCCCTTGGGGGGAGGGGATATCTGCCATCCCGGGGGGCTGTCAGGGTCCCCAAGGGGATGGGGGGGTCGCCGAGGGGCttggggggtccccggggcgccCGCTGACGCCGGGGGCGCAGGAGAAGGAGTCGACGGAGGACTACAACGTCGCCTGCATCCTCACGCTGCCGCCCTACCAGCGCCGCGGCTACGGCAAGCTGCTCATCGAGTTCAGTGAGCCCGGGgaccccccgaaccccccccaaaaccttcCGGGGACCCCAAACCACCCCAGGGAGCCCCAAAGCCCCTCCGGGGGTCCCCAAAACCCCCTGGCGGAGCCAAATCTCTCCAGGGAGCCCCAAAACTCCTCTGGGGTTCCCCAAAGCCCCCTCAGGGGGGCCCAAATCTCTCCAGAGAGCCCCCAAACCCCTCTGGGGGTCCCCAAAGCCCCCTCAGGGGGGCCCAAATCTCTCCAGGGAGCCCCCAAACCCCTCTGGGGgtccccaaagcccccccagCGGGGCCCATATCTCTCCAGGGAGCCCCAAAACCCCTCTGGGGGTCCTTAAAGCCCCCCTGGGGGACCCAAATCTCTCCAGGGAGCCCCAAAGCCCCTCTGGGGGTCCCCAAAGCCCCCTGGGGGGGCCCAAATCTCTCCAGGGAGCCCCAAAGCCCCTCTGGGGGTCCCCAAAGCCCCCTGGGGGGGGCCGAATCTCTCCAGAGAGCCCCAAAACCCCTCTGGGGGTTCCTAAAGCCCCCCCAGTGGGGCCCATATCTCTCCAGGGAGCCCCAAAACCCCTCTGGGGGTCCCCAAAGCCCCCCCGGGGGACCCAAATCTCTCCAGGGAGCCCCAAAACTCCTCTGGGGGTCCCCAAAGACCCCTGGGGGGGGCAAATCTCTCCAGGGTGCCCCAAAGCCCCTCTGGGGGTCCCCAAAACCCCCTGGGGGGAGCCCAAACCTCTGCAAGGAGCCCCCAAACCCCTCTGGCAGTCCCCAAAGACCTCTTCTGGGAGcccaaaccacccccaggagtccCCCAAACCCTCTCTGGctgcccccaaagccccccagggAGCCTCCAAACCTCTCTGATGCTCCCCAAAGCCCCCGGGGGGGCCCAAACCACCCCAGGGAGCCCCCCAAGCCCCTCTGGGAGCCCCCCAAGCCCCCTGCAGAGCCCCCAAACCCTCTCTGGGGACCCCCAAAGCCCTCTGAGAGCCCCCAAAGACCCCCCTGGGAGCCCCCAAAGCCCTCTGggagcccccaaagccccccccaggagccccggcAGGAGCCTGGGGGACCCCAAGGACCTTGGGGGACCCCACAAGCGcccccgcccctctcccccctGCCGCAGGCTACGAGCTCTCCAAGGTGGAGGGGAAGACGGGGACCCCCGAGAAGCCGCTCTCCGACCTGGGGCTGCTCTCGTACCGCAGCTACTGGTCCCAGACCATCCTGGAGATCCTCATGGGCCTCAAGGCCGAGGGCGGCGAGCGCCCCCAGATCACCATCAAGTGAGCCCCgccccccctccggccccgccccttccctttaGGCTCCGCCCCCCCTCCACACTGGAGACCCTCCCTGCGGGGAGGCTCAAGCCCCAGGCCCCCAGATTTGGCGAGTGCGctccgcccctcccccaccctgggccccgccccccccacgcGTGACCACGCCCCTTGTCCCACTGGCCCCACCCCCGACCTTCAGGCCCCACCCCTTCAGCCCTCTAGGCCCCGCCCCCATGGGGCTCAAGGCTGAGAGCATCCCTAGGCCACCACTGAGCGAGCCGAGccctgcccccaggccccgcccctccccaggccccgccccctagTTCCCAGTCCCCACCCCTGACCTTTAGGCTCCACCCCTTCAGTGCTctaggccccgcccccacctggAGACCCTTCGGGGGGGCGCAAGGCAAATGCCCCCAGGTCAACATGCAGTTTGCCCCGCCCCCACGCCTGACCACGCCCCCTAGTCCTCATACCCCGCCCCATCCTTTAGGCTCCACCCCCTCAGTGCTCTAGGCCCCGCCCCCATGGAGCTCAAGGCTAGGAGCATCCCTCAGCTGCCACTGAGTGAGCCAAGCCCTGTTCCTAGGCCCCGCCCCTTCTCTCAGGCCCCGCCCCATCCTTTATGCTCCACCCCCAGCCCCTTAGGCCCCACCCCCTGCCATCGGGCCCCGCCCCTTTTCTCCTGTAGGGCTGCAGCTACCTCAGTGCAGGGGCAGCTGCTAGATGGCCCCACCCCCACGCctcaagccccgccccctgcctgAGACCCCACCCCCTTGAGGGCCAGGCCACGCCCTCAGCCCTGCTCTTAAAGGGACACGATGGGGGAGGTTGAGGGGAGCTGGAGAAGCCTTGAgcggggcaggtttggggggggggtcccgggggtttggtggggccctggggggggggtcccgtgggtgcccccagcccacgaggggccccggggggggtcccatgggtgcctcaccccccccaaccccccccccggcagcgagATCAGCGAAATCACCAGCATCAAGAAGGAGGACGTGATCTCCACCCTGCAGTACCTCAACCTCATCAACTACTAcaaggtgcccggacgcctgggcccccggctcggcggggcggggggggcacccggacgcctgggcccctgggggcggggggacacccggacgcctgggcccacggaGGGGGTGGGGGACGCCCGGATACCTGGGCCCCTGGaaggggggcacccggacgcctgggtcctcttggagggggggcacccggacacctgggcccctgggagggggggcacccggacgcctgggtcctcttggagggggggcacccggacacctgggcccctgggaggggggacacccggacgcctgggtcctcttggaggggggggggcacccaaATACTTCAGGTTGGGGGAGGTGGGAAGGAAAGTGGGTTTGGGGGAagggtccccggatgcctgggcccctgggggaggggacacccagacacctgggcccctgggaggggGACACCCGAATGTCTGGGCCCCTTCAGATGGGCAGGAGACAcatccggacacctgggcccctgggaggggggacacccggactcctgggccccttggggCGGGAGAGGACACCCGGACACCCGGACCGGGGGGGAAAGCGGGGTTGGGGGaagggcccccggacgcctgggcccccggcggaggtggcggcgggggcgcgtgagccggacgcctgggccccgcagggcCAGTACATCCTGACGCTGTCGGAGGACATCGTGGAGGGCCACGAGCGCGCCATGCTCAAGCGGGTGCTGCGCATCGACGCCAAGTGCCTC includes these proteins:
- the KAT5 gene encoding histone acetyltransferase KAT5 isoform X8; translated protein: MRRRGAGGEQAGSDVGAGKRAEGGSAGAATRKRCAAGPGLRPRMAEGEVSEGCRLPVLRRNQDNEDEWPLAEILSVKDISGRKLFYVHYIDFNKRLDEWVTHDRLDLKKIQFPKKEAKTPTKNGLPGSRPGSPERDVKRKADVVSPATPVPATPDTSQASVFPQNGSARRAVAAQPGRKRKSNCLGTDEDSQDSSDGAPAAAPRMTGSLVSDRSHDDIVTRMKNIECIELGRHRLKPWYFAPYPHELTALPVLYLCEFCLKYGRSLRCLQRHLTKCDLRHPPGNEIYRKGTISFFEIDGRKNKSYSQNLCLLAKCFLDHKTLYYDTDPFLFYVMTEYDCKGFHIVGYFSKEKESTEDYNVACILTLPPYQRRGYGKLLIEFSYELSKVEGKTGTPEKPLSDLGLLSYRSYWSQTILEILMGLKAEGGERPQITINEISEITSIKKEDVISTLQYLNLINYYKGQYILTLSEDIVEGHERAMLKRVLRIDAKCLHFTPKDWSKRGKW
- the KAT5 gene encoding histone acetyltransferase KAT5 isoform X6 — encoded protein: MRRRGAGGEQAGSDVGAGKRAEGGSAGAATRKRCAAGPGLRPRMAEGEVSEGCRLPVLRRNQDNEDEWPLAEILSVKDISGRKLFYVHYIDFNKRLDEWVTHDRLDLKKIQFPKKEAKTPTKNGLPGSRPGSPERDVKRKADVVSPATPVPATPDTSQASVFPQNGSARRAVAAQPGRKRKSNCLGTDEDSQDSSDGAPAAAPRMTGSLVSDRSHDDIVTRMKNIECIELGRHRLKPWYFAPYPHELTALPVLYLCEFCLKYGRSLRCLQRHLTKCDLRHPPGNEIYRKGTISFFEIDGRKNKSYSQNLCLLAKCFLDHKTLYYDTDPFLFYVMTEYDCKGFHIVGYFSKEKESTEDYNVACILTLPPYQRRGYGKLLIELRALQGGGEDGDPREAALRPGAALVPQLLVPDHPGDPHGPQGRGRRAPPDHHQRDQRNHQHQEGGRDLHPAVPQPHQLLQGPVHPDAVGGHRGGPRARHAQAGAAHRRQVPPLHPQGLEQAGQVVRPRPLAWPRPLRGRPRPPTLVAAPPRN
- the KAT5 gene encoding histone acetyltransferase KAT5 isoform X1: MRRRGAGGEQAGSDVGAGKRAEGGSAGAATRKRCAAGPGLRPRMAEVGEVSEGCRLPVLRRNQDNEDEWPLAEILSVKDISGRKLFYVHYIDFNKRLDEWVTHDRLDLKKIQFPKKEAKTPTKNGLPGSRPGSPERDVRKSLDAAAPAAPASGKSLPVPVQITLRFNLPKEREPGPGPGEAEPPPAPGPGPGPRPTKRKADVVSPATPVPATPDTSQASVFPQNGSARRAVAAQPGRKRKSNCLGTDEDSQDSSDGAPAAAPRMTGSLVSDRSHDDIVTRMKNIECIELGRHRLKPWYFAPYPHELTALPVLYLCEFCLKYGRSLRCLQRHLTKCDLRHPPGNEIYRKGTISFFEIDGRKNKSYSQNLCLLAKCFLDHKTLYYDTDPFLFYVMTEYDCKGFHIVGYFSKEKESTEDYNVACILTLPPYQRRGYGKLLIELRALQGGGEDGDPREAALRPGAALVPQLLVPDHPGDPHGPQGRGRRAPPDHHQRDQRNHQHQEGGRDLHPAVPQPHQLLQGPVHPDAVGGHRGGPRARHAQAGAAHRRQVPPLHPQGLEQAGQVVRPRPLAWPRPLRGRPRPPTLVAAPPRN